In the genome of Petrotoga olearia DSM 13574, one region contains:
- a CDS encoding carboxypeptidase M32 — protein sequence MSKFEEFKEFQAKISRYGQAIALMHWDLETNAPNNSFEYRSKALGELTEALFKMSVSDQMGEFLDYFSKKENYDELGEIDQAMVRVAKKDFDKFKKLPPQLVRKLAETTSKAGHFWKKAREEDNFALFEPYLQEVVSLEKEQAEALGYEKNRYDALLDLFEPGLKTETLKGTINYLKEHLLPFMQELFEKGKEPRYDFFEGDFDVNKQEELSLEALKFMKFDFNSGRMDMSAHPFTTKIGPKDVRITTRYNNQDLRYSLFSTIHEGGHALYELHIPEEFFETPLDEGTSMAVHESQSRFWENIIGRGPHFWVFFSKKLKNIFPSFEGITSDELYKGVNIVKKDFIRTEADEVTYNFHIMLRFEIEEALINDRIKVNELPTVWNDKMKEYFGIVPPNDALGVLQDVHWSNGQFGYFPSYMLGNLYSAQLFSKLKKDLKDYSSQIEKGDSTEVLNWLVENVHKYGKMYEPEELLKKVTGETLNPKYFVDYIKEKFSAIYGL from the coding sequence ATGTCTAAATTTGAAGAATTTAAAGAGTTTCAAGCCAAGATTTCAAGATACGGTCAGGCTATTGCACTTATGCATTGGGATCTAGAAACTAATGCTCCAAACAATTCTTTTGAGTATCGTTCTAAAGCTTTGGGAGAACTTACGGAGGCACTCTTTAAAATGTCTGTTTCTGATCAGATGGGTGAATTTTTAGATTATTTTTCAAAGAAGGAAAATTATGATGAATTGGGTGAAATTGATCAAGCGATGGTAAGGGTAGCCAAGAAAGATTTCGATAAGTTTAAAAAGCTACCTCCACAACTGGTCCGAAAATTAGCCGAAACGACTTCAAAAGCAGGTCATTTTTGGAAAAAAGCCAGAGAAGAAGATAACTTTGCTTTGTTTGAACCTTATTTGCAAGAAGTAGTTTCTTTAGAAAAAGAACAAGCAGAGGCTTTGGGATACGAAAAAAATAGATATGATGCTCTTTTAGACTTATTCGAGCCAGGGTTGAAAACAGAAACGTTGAAAGGCACAATAAATTACTTAAAAGAGCATTTACTACCTTTTATGCAAGAGCTTTTTGAAAAAGGGAAAGAACCAAGATACGATTTCTTTGAAGGTGATTTCGACGTTAATAAGCAAGAAGAGTTATCGCTGGAAGCGTTAAAGTTTATGAAGTTCGATTTTAATTCTGGGCGTATGGACATGTCTGCTCATCCTTTCACAACAAAAATTGGTCCAAAAGACGTTAGAATTACAACAAGGTACAACAACCAAGATCTGAGATATTCTTTATTTTCAACTATACACGAAGGTGGTCATGCCTTATACGAGCTTCATATCCCTGAGGAATTTTTCGAAACTCCTTTGGATGAAGGGACTTCGATGGCTGTGCATGAATCTCAATCAAGATTTTGGGAAAACATAATAGGAAGAGGACCACATTTTTGGGTTTTCTTTTCTAAAAAATTAAAAAATATTTTCCCGTCTTTTGAAGGAATAACTAGTGATGAGCTGTATAAAGGTGTTAATATAGTTAAAAAAGATTTCATCAGAACTGAGGCGGATGAAGTAACTTACAACTTTCATATTATGTTGAGATTTGAAATAGAAGAAGCACTGATCAACGATAGAATAAAGGTAAATGAATTACCAACGGTATGGAACGATAAAATGAAAGAATATTTTGGTATTGTGCCACCCAACGACGCTCTAGGTGTGTTGCAGGATGTTCATTGGTCAAATGGGCAATTTGGTTATTTTCCTTCATACATGTTAGGTAATCTGTACAGTGCTCAATTGTTCTCAAAGTTGAAGAAGGATTTAAAAGATTATTCATCTCAAATAGAAAAAGGAGATTCAACAGAAGTTTTGAACTGGCTGGTTGAGAATGTTCATAAGTATGGTAAGATGTACGAACCAGAGGAACTTTTGAAAAAGGTTACAGGTGAAACTCTTAATCCCAAATATTTTGTAGACTATATAAAAGAGAAGTTTTCTGCAATTTATGGTTTATAA
- the lnt gene encoding apolipoprotein N-acyltransferase, with protein MNYLLTLISGILTGLAMPGNLFSFLIWFSLVFFLRNIAGSKTHYERLLHTIIYSSSMLITTLWWLLPTLSKNIPQILKNYSPVVGFFGYVGMIVLLMIPYLIIWLLSELYHRKDRQYNYLSLVFFYSFAYTIAEVLRGFGDLAFMGGNLSYALYDHTGIIQIVSIIGSFGLTFIIVFVNALIAFDNSRDKVLKILVIFTSVYIFNFAIVRYLPPINGTNNSIKVGVVQTNVPQEIKYSSNPIQDYSTFSKNIQEFRNRDVDIVVFPESTFLEDVSKSEIESQIVRDIQNLYKPVVLGHPRIESDNHFNSAWVYNQHGSIQGIYDKVKLTPFAEFLPYETIFGNFDVFRLLNFYTSGEEYSTFSLNETDFGVQICFETYFPEVSINQAKNGANLLIAISNDGWFNSKTGLFQHFSQGVFRAVETRRDFIQVSNTGSTGSIDKYGRITNTFDSQEEKSGIFFVNPNDNISFYSKASDILKILFFIGALLLAIL; from the coding sequence ATGAATTATCTACTTACTTTAATTTCAGGTATTTTAACCGGATTGGCTATGCCAGGTAATTTATTTTCTTTTCTCATCTGGTTTTCACTGGTTTTCTTTCTGAGGAATATTGCCGGATCAAAAACTCATTATGAAAGATTGTTACATACGATAATATACTCTTCTTCTATGCTGATAACTACTCTTTGGTGGTTGCTTCCCACTTTGTCCAAAAATATACCCCAAATTCTAAAAAATTATTCTCCAGTCGTCGGTTTTTTTGGATACGTTGGAATGATTGTACTTTTAATGATACCTTATCTCATCATTTGGCTTTTATCAGAACTTTATCATAGAAAAGATAGACAATACAATTATCTTTCACTGGTTTTTTTCTATTCTTTTGCATACACCATCGCTGAAGTCTTAAGGGGTTTTGGAGATTTGGCTTTTATGGGAGGAAATTTATCCTACGCCCTTTATGATCACACTGGAATAATACAAATCGTCTCTATTATAGGCTCTTTTGGTCTGACTTTTATCATCGTTTTTGTCAATGCTCTGATAGCTTTCGATAACTCACGTGATAAGGTATTAAAAATTCTTGTTATATTTACTTCTGTATACATTTTTAACTTTGCTATAGTTAGGTATCTACCTCCTATTAATGGCACAAACAATTCCATAAAAGTTGGAGTCGTTCAAACGAATGTACCTCAAGAGATCAAGTACTCCTCAAATCCAATACAAGATTATTCAACTTTTTCAAAGAATATCCAAGAATTTAGAAATAGGGATGTAGATATAGTAGTTTTTCCAGAATCAACTTTTCTTGAAGACGTTTCAAAATCAGAAATAGAAAGTCAAATAGTAAGAGACATTCAAAACTTATACAAACCTGTAGTTTTAGGACATCCAAGGATAGAAAGCGATAACCACTTTAACTCCGCCTGGGTATATAACCAACATGGGAGTATTCAGGGGATCTACGATAAAGTTAAATTAACCCCATTTGCTGAATTTTTGCCATATGAAACTATATTTGGAAACTTTGATGTTTTTAGATTATTAAACTTTTATACATCCGGGGAAGAATACTCAACCTTTTCATTAAATGAAACTGATTTTGGCGTTCAAATATGTTTTGAAACTTATTTCCCGGAAGTTTCAATAAATCAAGCTAAGAATGGAGCAAATTTATTGATTGCTATCTCTAACGACGGTTGGTTTAATTCGAAAACCGGTCTGTTTCAGCACTTCAGTCAAGGCGTTTTTAGAGCGGTAGAAACGAGAAGGGATTTCATCCAGGTTTCAAATACAGGTTCAACCGGCTCAATCGACAAATATGGAAGAATCACCAACACATTTGATTCTCAAGAAGAAAAATCGGGAATCTTTTTTGTCAACCCAAACGATAACATCTCTTTTTACTCTAAGGCTTCAGACATATTAAAAATATTATTTTTTATCGGAGCACTTTTGCTTGCAATTCTTTAA
- a CDS encoding 2-hydroxyacid dehydrogenase, with translation MKVLFMNKLNSYWKEKISELKKLFPNDEFLDSEEITNVENAMEIADAIVFGGDLDENILRKSKNLKIIFVPYAGVNQLPLEILKEKGISVANSHGNARIVAERAFALALALLGKIVPYHNDLKEGIWHGFSAGESVKDSWVSIHNKSCAILGLGNIGKNLAQMLKTFDCKIVGYKRNANIDIENVDEISSDLDYVIENSEIVFVTLPLTKYTKGLIDEKVFNKMDGKYIINVGRGDVIDQRALYEALKSKKLAGAAIDVWYNYPTTEKPSILPANYPIHTFDNVVLSPHVGGYNTEATKYSIDETVENIKGFLKDGTAKDLIDLEFGY, from the coding sequence TTGAAAGTATTGTTTATGAACAAGTTAAACTCGTATTGGAAAGAAAAAATTAGTGAATTGAAGAAATTATTTCCTAACGACGAATTTCTAGATAGTGAAGAAATCACCAATGTAGAAAATGCTATGGAAATTGCAGATGCAATAGTGTTTGGGGGAGACTTGGATGAGAATATCTTGAGGAAATCAAAGAATTTAAAAATAATTTTTGTTCCATATGCTGGGGTGAACCAATTACCCTTAGAAATACTAAAAGAAAAAGGCATTAGCGTTGCAAATAGTCATGGCAACGCTAGAATAGTTGCAGAAAGGGCTTTCGCTCTTGCTTTAGCTCTTCTTGGAAAAATTGTTCCTTATCATAACGATTTAAAAGAAGGAATTTGGCATGGATTTAGTGCTGGAGAAAGCGTTAAAGATTCATGGGTATCTATTCATAACAAAAGTTGTGCAATATTGGGATTAGGTAATATAGGAAAGAACCTTGCACAAATGCTTAAGACTTTTGACTGTAAAATTGTTGGTTATAAAAGAAACGCGAATATAGATATTGAAAATGTGGACGAAATTAGTTCCGATTTAGATTATGTAATAGAAAACAGTGAAATTGTATTCGTGACGTTACCTTTGACGAAATATACAAAAGGGCTTATCGATGAAAAGGTGTTTAATAAAATGGATGGTAAATACATAATAAACGTTGGAAGAGGTGATGTTATAGATCAAAGGGCACTATATGAAGCTTTGAAGTCCAAAAAATTAGCGGGAGCCGCTATAGATGTTTGGTACAACTATCCTACCACAGAAAAACCATCAATTTTGCCAGCTAATTACCCGATTCATACCTTTGATAACGTTGTTTTATCTCCACATGTTGGAGGCTATAACACTGAAGCTACAAAGTATAGTATCGATGAAACTGTAGAAAATATAAAAGGCTTTTTAAAAGACGGTACGGCAAAAGACTTAATTGATTTAGAATTTGGATATTGA
- the xylB gene encoding xylulokinase translates to MRKYLGIDVGTTGLKGLVISEEGELLDSYSYSLEMKVPKPAWAEQEPEDWWNGVYEILKKVSRTHRIDVIGFSGQMHSLVVLDENNKPIRPAILWCDQRTTPQCKEATEAFGGEEKVISKIGNPFLEGFTFPKILWLKENEGENFKKIKKILLPKDYIVFKLTGSIGMDYSDASGTACFNVKTNYWDEDIFETFGINMDIMPELYPSYGIRGELKESLQNELGWRNTKVVSGGADNASAAFGIGISKVGESMVSIGTSGTVLTLTEKKVPDLSGKIHYFNYVIQDKYYYMGVMLSAAHSLNWVKNRFFPSSDWAEIEKRINQSVPGSNGIIFLPYLNGERTPHRDPNARGVFFGISSLNTENDILRATMEGISFGLRDSFELIKEKTEIKDMRIVGGGAKNKTWAKIVATNFKMPVKMPEIDEGGAYGAAMLAAVGDGQQLEDVLKWVKFKEVIEPDYQDTKIYDDYYEAYRNLYKSLKRNFEDLARIQR, encoded by the coding sequence TTGCGTAAATATCTAGGTATAGACGTTGGAACAACTGGATTGAAAGGTTTAGTTATATCTGAAGAAGGAGAACTTTTGGATAGTTATTCCTATTCATTAGAAATGAAAGTTCCCAAACCCGCATGGGCTGAACAAGAGCCTGAAGATTGGTGGAATGGTGTATACGAAATATTAAAAAAAGTGTCCAGAACGCATCGAATAGATGTAATAGGTTTTTCCGGACAAATGCATAGCTTGGTGGTTTTGGATGAAAATAATAAACCTATTAGGCCGGCAATCCTTTGGTGTGATCAAAGGACGACCCCACAGTGCAAAGAAGCTACAGAAGCTTTTGGTGGCGAAGAAAAGGTTATCTCCAAAATAGGGAATCCCTTTTTGGAAGGTTTCACTTTCCCAAAAATACTGTGGTTAAAAGAAAATGAAGGAGAGAATTTTAAAAAAATAAAGAAGATTCTTCTACCTAAGGATTATATTGTTTTTAAGTTAACGGGTAGTATTGGTATGGACTATTCGGATGCTTCTGGAACAGCATGTTTTAATGTAAAAACAAATTATTGGGATGAAGATATATTTGAAACTTTTGGCATTAATATGGATATAATGCCTGAATTGTATCCTTCTTATGGGATTCGAGGAGAATTAAAAGAAAGCTTGCAAAATGAATTGGGATGGAGGAACACAAAAGTCGTTTCTGGAGGAGCAGATAATGCATCAGCTGCATTTGGAATAGGTATATCAAAAGTGGGAGAGTCGATGGTTAGTATCGGAACTTCAGGCACTGTTTTAACCCTCACTGAAAAAAAAGTCCCTGATTTATCTGGAAAAATACATTACTTTAACTATGTAATACAAGATAAATATTACTACATGGGAGTAATGCTTTCAGCCGCTCATTCCCTAAATTGGGTGAAAAATCGATTTTTTCCCAGTTCAGATTGGGCAGAAATAGAAAAAAGAATAAATCAATCAGTACCGGGTTCAAACGGTATTATTTTTCTTCCTTATTTAAACGGGGAAAGAACTCCACATAGAGACCCTAATGCAAGAGGTGTTTTTTTTGGAATTTCTTCTTTGAATACCGAAAACGACATATTAAGGGCAACCATGGAAGGTATCTCCTTCGGCCTTAGGGATTCTTTTGAACTTATAAAGGAAAAAACAGAAATAAAAGATATGAGGATAGTTGGAGGAGGGGCCAAAAACAAAACATGGGCAAAGATAGTTGCAACAAACTTCAAAATGCCTGTTAAAATGCCTGAAATTGATGAAGGTGGTGCTTATGGAGCAGCTATGTTGGCTGCAGTGGGAGATGGCCAACAGCTAGAAGATGTTTTAAAATGGGTAAAATTTAAAGAAGTTATTGAACCTGATTATCAAGATACCAAGATTTACGATGATTATTATGAAGCTTATAGGAATTTGTATAAATCATTGAAAAGGAATTTTGAAGATTTGGCAAGAATTCAAAGATGA
- a CDS encoding ROK family protein, translating into MKIKKINAERMGYSNKLMVFNLIRYYSGISRNEISKLTGLDKSTVTKITYDLISKNLIVEGDRKSSKGVGRKPIRLEAAKGVAASIVVKVGVEKTVVGLGYINNSINKIVEFETPKNFNVFISKLAVEIKRIYENANGNNIVGLSFSFPGMIDRENLVIEYVPHFNWSEIDLKEAILKEIPHCDKPIFAANEAKLALQAEMYFNKNIANLNNGVYVFISQGIGGALLIDGQIHLGPNFTAGEFGHMSIEENGEKCFCNNQGCWETFASIDTVSKIYEYSNGRLEGNNYEEKFRNLLIKAEKKEGNADEIIKQMLYYLGVGTVNLINILNPEFVIFGGYGYLFPDDYFTEIENIIKTRALKPTLKSLKKPLRPVFDIETACLTGANLRVMDDFAEKAVV; encoded by the coding sequence TTGAAGATAAAGAAAATCAATGCAGAAAGAATGGGATACTCAAACAAATTAATGGTTTTCAATTTGATCAGATATTATTCTGGAATCTCCAGAAATGAGATTTCTAAGCTTACTGGTTTAGATAAAAGTACTGTGACAAAGATTACCTATGATTTAATTTCTAAAAACTTAATAGTAGAAGGAGATAGAAAATCTTCTAAAGGGGTTGGAAGAAAACCTATAAGGTTGGAAGCAGCAAAAGGCGTTGCTGCTTCCATTGTTGTTAAAGTTGGAGTAGAAAAAACAGTCGTAGGTCTTGGATACATAAACAATTCAATAAATAAGATTGTAGAATTTGAAACCCCCAAAAATTTTAATGTTTTTATTAGTAAATTAGCAGTTGAGATAAAAAGAATATATGAAAATGCTAATGGGAATAATATAGTAGGCCTTTCTTTTTCTTTTCCAGGAATGATCGATAGAGAGAACTTGGTTATCGAATACGTCCCTCATTTTAATTGGAGTGAGATTGATCTTAAGGAAGCTATTTTAAAGGAAATTCCTCATTGTGACAAACCAATTTTTGCCGCAAATGAGGCAAAGTTAGCTCTACAAGCAGAGATGTATTTTAACAAGAATATTGCAAACCTAAACAACGGAGTCTATGTTTTCATATCTCAGGGAATAGGTGGAGCTTTGCTTATAGACGGTCAAATTCATTTGGGACCTAATTTCACAGCAGGTGAATTTGGTCACATGAGTATCGAAGAAAATGGGGAAAAATGTTTTTGCAATAATCAAGGATGTTGGGAAACGTTTGCCTCAATTGATACCGTTTCTAAGATATATGAATACAGCAATGGGCGATTGGAAGGCAACAATTACGAAGAAAAATTCAGGAATCTTCTGATAAAAGCTGAAAAAAAAGAAGGGAACGCCGATGAAATAATTAAACAGATGTTGTATTATTTGGGAGTAGGGACGGTTAATTTAATAAATATCTTGAATCCTGAGTTTGTAATTTTTGGGGGGTATGGGTATCTTTTCCCGGATGATTATTTCACAGAGATTGAAAATATTATAAAGACACGAGCTCTGAAGCCAACCTTAAAATCTTTAAAAAAGCCCTTGAGACCTGTTTTTGATATAGAAACAGCATGTTTGACGGGGGCAAATTTAAGAGTGATGGATGATTTTGCAGAAAAAGCTGTGGTTTAA
- the xylA gene encoding xylose isomerase encodes MAEYFKDIKKVEYVGKESKDPLAFHYYDPNGKIGNKTMEEHLRFSVAYWHTFTAEGRDMFGVESANREWNKFSNPLDKAYARCDAAFEFMSKLGVKYFCTHDRDLVDEQETLRETNKLLDKVVERIKERMKETGIKLLWGTANLFTHPRFMQGAATSCDADVYAYAAAQVKKALEITKELNGENYVFWGGREGYETLLNTNMELELNNLANFMHMAVDYAKEIGFDGQFLIEPKPKEPTKHQYDFDVASSYAFLQKYDLDKYFKFNIEANHATLAGHTFQHELRYARINNILGSVDANMGDLLLGWDTDQFPTNVFENVLAMYEILKNGGIAPGGLNFDSHVRRPSYENIDLFYAHIAGMDAFALGLILANKILEEKVLEDFVEKRYNSFNEGMGKKIVDGRTNFKELEEYAIDKKVGVPKSGRQEYLENLLNLYIYE; translated from the coding sequence ATGGCAGAATACTTCAAAGATATTAAAAAGGTTGAGTATGTAGGTAAGGAATCAAAGGATCCATTAGCTTTTCACTATTATGATCCCAATGGAAAAATTGGTAATAAAACTATGGAAGAACACTTGAGATTTTCTGTGGCTTACTGGCACACTTTCACCGCAGAAGGAAGGGACATGTTCGGGGTCGAAAGTGCCAACAGAGAATGGAACAAATTTTCTAATCCTTTAGATAAAGCTTACGCAAGATGTGATGCAGCATTTGAGTTCATGAGCAAATTGGGTGTTAAATATTTTTGTACCCATGATAGAGACTTGGTTGATGAACAAGAGACATTGAGAGAAACCAATAAGTTATTAGATAAAGTAGTAGAAAGAATAAAGGAGAGAATGAAAGAAACAGGTATAAAGCTTCTTTGGGGAACAGCAAATCTTTTCACTCATCCAAGGTTTATGCAGGGTGCGGCTACATCTTGTGATGCGGATGTGTATGCATATGCCGCTGCACAAGTGAAAAAGGCACTTGAAATAACTAAGGAATTAAATGGTGAAAATTACGTTTTCTGGGGTGGAAGAGAAGGATATGAAACCCTTTTAAACACCAATATGGAGTTGGAATTGAACAATTTGGCTAATTTTATGCACATGGCTGTAGATTACGCCAAAGAAATTGGTTTTGATGGCCAATTTTTGATAGAACCCAAACCAAAAGAGCCCACAAAACATCAATATGATTTTGATGTTGCAAGCTCTTATGCATTTTTACAAAAGTACGATCTTGATAAGTATTTCAAGTTCAATATAGAAGCAAATCATGCCACTCTTGCTGGTCATACTTTTCAGCATGAATTAAGGTATGCACGAATAAATAATATATTGGGCAGCGTTGATGCTAATATGGGTGATCTATTGTTGGGATGGGATACAGACCAATTTCCAACAAACGTATTTGAAAACGTTTTGGCAATGTATGAAATTCTTAAAAACGGAGGAATAGCACCAGGTGGTTTAAACTTTGACTCACATGTTAGAAGACCATCTTACGAAAATATTGATTTGTTCTACGCACATATTGCGGGGATGGATGCATTTGCTTTAGGACTGATCTTAGCCAACAAGATTTTAGAAGAAAAAGTTTTGGAAGACTTTGTAGAAAAAAGGTATAATAGTTTTAACGAAGGAATGGGTAAAAAGATTGTGGATGGACGAACTAATTTCAAAGAACTCGAAGAGTATGCAATAGATAAAAAAGTGGGAGTACCAAAATCGGGAAGACAAGAATATTTGGAAAACTTATTAAATTTGTACATCTACGAATAG
- a CDS encoding methyl-accepting chemotaxis protein, protein MFKSIRGRITLIIVIIFILFGAAVFFNIFSLIRSNDGLGSYRDLADETNQISEIENTFFEAALAFKDYVINYDEQTREIIIQNIDTVQSFFTDETTDSTLVQNIITKIGDYENSFNQIVQLNEGKNRLVNQDFKDISNELRQSITDFKTLAQENNISTLVFYADSSLEIVDSIKELASVYFSSKSVGDKNSVMNAFDELESQIAILEQGLVSDELTELFNEMKDMVEQFKSTFNQIVTAIESQQPIIGQMEQARVEILNLLEEQRNELKVQQDTLGPSLIEENNQAITLTAILTVVAFIVSIIMVIYLIRSITKPLLDFKNKINQFKEGDLTVNFESKSKDEIGQMANALSEMSKELRRSMGSIKQASDKVENASESLTRSSQESRKNSEELKNQMDKIQTSTEETAGNVEEVTSGVDEVARAAQGVSQDAQRLSEEADETSKAAEEGSKTIESISQAVKEAVERTKESQKEVETLASNAKNVQSIVETINSITEQTNLLALNAAIEAARAGEAGRGFAVVADEIRKLAEESRNATDEISEILTNITQGTNKVNESTNKVVGTIGEINEKMENVQKSFNRIKERIERMDQGIENMTASAEEQSASAQEMSTAMDRVAKAVTEISEQLERSRSVIDEQVKQGIGINEEAKELSELATELKGLVGSFKI, encoded by the coding sequence TTGTTTAAAAGCATAAGGGGAAGGATAACTTTAATTATCGTTATAATTTTTATTTTATTTGGGGCAGCGGTATTTTTCAATATCTTTTCTTTGATAAGGTCCAACGATGGTTTGGGTAGTTATAGAGATTTAGCTGATGAAACGAATCAAATCTCTGAAATAGAAAACACCTTTTTTGAAGCTGCTTTAGCCTTCAAAGATTATGTGATCAACTATGATGAACAAACAAGAGAAATTATTATTCAGAATATCGATACAGTTCAAAGCTTCTTTACAGATGAAACTACCGATTCTACACTAGTACAAAACATAATCACAAAGATAGGCGACTATGAAAACAGCTTTAATCAAATTGTTCAATTGAATGAAGGAAAAAATAGGCTCGTAAATCAAGATTTTAAAGATATATCCAATGAATTACGCCAAAGTATTACTGACTTTAAAACCTTAGCCCAAGAAAATAACATTTCAACCCTCGTTTTTTACGCTGATAGCTCGTTAGAAATAGTAGATAGTATAAAAGAGCTTGCTTCTGTTTATTTTTCTTCTAAATCAGTAGGTGACAAAAACAGTGTCATGAATGCTTTTGATGAGTTAGAATCACAAATAGCCATTTTAGAGCAAGGATTAGTATCAGACGAATTAACTGAACTGTTCAACGAGATGAAAGACATGGTCGAACAGTTCAAAAGCACCTTCAACCAAATAGTCACAGCGATAGAATCCCAACAACCCATAATCGGGCAGATGGAACAAGCAAGGGTAGAGATACTTAACCTATTAGAAGAACAAAGAAATGAATTAAAGGTCCAACAAGACACGTTAGGTCCATCACTCATAGAAGAAAACAATCAAGCAATAACCTTGACAGCCATCCTAACCGTAGTAGCCTTCATAGTATCGATAATCATGGTCATCTATCTAATAAGGAGTATAACGAAACCACTGTTAGACTTCAAAAACAAGATAAACCAATTCAAAGAAGGAGACCTAACGGTAAACTTTGAAAGTAAAAGCAAAGACGAGATAGGTCAGATGGCAAACGCCCTATCAGAAATGAGTAAAGAATTAAGAAGATCCATGGGGTCAATAAAACAGGCATCGGACAAAGTAGAAAACGCATCAGAAAGTCTAACGCGCTCATCACAAGAAAGCAGGAAGAACTCAGAAGAACTCAAAAACCAGATGGACAAGATACAAACAAGTACGGAAGAAACGGCAGGAAACGTAGAAGAAGTGACCTCAGGTGTAGACGAAGTAGCAAGGGCTGCACAAGGTGTATCCCAAGACGCACAAAGACTAAGTGAAGAAGCAGATGAAACAAGTAAAGCTGCAGAAGAAGGAAGCAAAACGATAGAAAGCATAAGTCAAGCTGTGAAAGAAGCGGTAGAAAGGACGAAAGAAAGTCAAAAAGAAGTAGAAACACTCGCAAGCAACGCCAAGAACGTACAAAGTATAGTAGAAACGATAAACTCGATAACGGAGCAAACGAACCTGTTGGCACTAAACGCAGCGATAGAAGCGGCAAGGGCAGGGGAAGCAGGAAGAGGATTTGCAGTTGTAGCGGATGAGATAAGGAAGTTAGCGGAAGAATCAAGGAATGCAACGGATGAAATATCCGAAATACTAACCAACATAACGCAAGGAACGAACAAAGTAAACGAATCGACGAACAAGGTAGTAGGAACGATAGGAGAAATAAACGAAAAGATGGAGAATGTACAGAAAAGTTTCAATCGTATAAAAGAAAGGATAGAAAGGATGGACCAAGGGATAGAAAACATGACGGCAAGTGCAGAGGAACAAAGTGCAAGTGCGCAAGAGATGAGCACAGCGATGGACAGGGTAGCGAAAGCGGTAACAGAAATAAGTGAACAACTAGAAAGGTCAAGAAGTGTAATAGACGAACAAGTAAAACAAGGGATAGGGATAAACGAAGAAGCGAAAGAGTTGAGTGAATTAGCCACAGAGTTAAAAGGATTGGTTGGAAGTTTTAAGATATAA